A region of Deltaproteobacteria bacterium DNA encodes the following proteins:
- a CDS encoding 4Fe-4S dicluster domain-containing protein — translation MKDLSRRSFLRAAIGVTIVGATSSVISLFAPGKLKAASAATDMQPGGFPDGYDPFAHLFSYVIDLKKCIGCGSCVRACKKENDVPDEFYRTWVERYQKGRDRPVEIDSPDGGLYGFPSSTAGTEGVSKAYYVPKMCNHCAQTPCVQVCPFSATYLSPDGLVLVDGERCMGCGYCVQACPYASRFLNPRTKTADKCTWCYHRISRGLRPACVQACPTGTRMFGDVKDPYDPVRHIIDTERIGVLQPQMLTKPKCYYIGLDKEVR, via the coding sequence ATGAAAGATCTGAGTAGACGAAGTTTCTTGCGGGCGGCGATCGGTGTTACCATTGTCGGGGCCACGTCGTCCGTCATTTCCCTCTTTGCTCCGGGGAAACTTAAAGCTGCATCGGCGGCGACGGATATGCAGCCTGGGGGCTTTCCCGATGGGTATGATCCGTTTGCTCATTTATTCTCCTACGTCATAGATCTGAAAAAGTGTATCGGCTGCGGGTCCTGCGTCAGGGCGTGCAAGAAGGAAAATGATGTGCCCGACGAGTTCTACCGGACCTGGGTGGAGCGTTACCAGAAGGGTCGCGACCGGCCGGTCGAGATTGATTCCCCCGATGGAGGCCTTTACGGGTTCCCCTCCAGCACCGCTGGAACCGAGGGCGTGTCCAAGGCCTATTACGTTCCCAAAATGTGCAATCACTGCGCCCAGACCCCATGCGTTCAGGTCTGTCCCTTCAGTGCGACCTACCTCTCCCCCGACGGGTTGGTTCTCGTGGATGGCGAACGGTGCATGGGGTGTGGCTACTGCGTTCAGGCCTGTCCCTATGCCAGCCGATTCCTTAACCCCAGAACTAAAACGGCTGACAAATGCACCTGGTGTTATCACCGTATTTCCAGGGGGTTGAGACCGGCCTGCGTCCAGGCCTGTCCCACCGGGACCAGGATGTTCGGTGATGTCAAGGACCCCTATGATCCTGTGAGGCATATCATTGACACTGAAAGGATCGGTGTTCTCCAGCCGCAGATGTTGACCAAACCGAAATGCTACTATATCGGACTAGACAAGGAGGTCCGCTGA
- the nrfD gene encoding polysulfide reductase NrfD: MMDQIKHFFIALKQIVKGSRGYYIWIGILGFFMLLGWSTYVIQLKRGLIVTAMRDQVSWGFYLSNFTFLVGVAAAAVLLVIPAYIYNFKPIKEIVLFSEMLAIAAIFMCIMFIMVDLGRPDRVWHLFPFFGTMNFPSSLLAWDVLVLNGYLVLNIAVVFYVMYRIAHNMEYSMAVVKPLVILSIPWAISIHTVTAFLYNGLPARSFWNASILAPRFLASAFCSGPALMIIIFQVLRKISDLEIEDSAISKIAELIAYAMGFNLFLFGAEMFKEFYSGTAQLAPFQYLYFGLHGYHGLVPWLWTALIFNLIAFFLFLSPRARNNVVTLNMACVLVIIGVYIEKGMGLVVPGFIPGTLGEIYEYFPTHSEIFVSLGVWATGALLYTLMLKVAIPIYTGRLRFARGAATVGESAAIRGSVTSAEL, encoded by the coding sequence ATGATGGATCAAATAAAACATTTCTTTATCGCCCTCAAGCAGATCGTAAAGGGCAGCCGCGGCTATTACATCTGGATCGGCATCCTCGGTTTCTTCATGCTCCTGGGGTGGAGCACCTACGTCATTCAGTTGAAAAGAGGGCTTATCGTCACGGCCATGCGCGATCAGGTTTCCTGGGGGTTCTACCTTTCGAACTTCACGTTTCTGGTGGGTGTCGCCGCTGCGGCCGTGCTCCTGGTCATCCCGGCATACATCTACAACTTCAAGCCCATCAAGGAGATCGTGCTCTTCAGCGAGATGTTGGCCATTGCTGCTATCTTCATGTGCATCATGTTCATCATGGTCGATCTTGGCCGTCCCGACAGGGTCTGGCATCTTTTTCCGTTCTTCGGCACAATGAACTTTCCAAGCTCTCTCCTGGCGTGGGATGTACTGGTCCTGAACGGCTATTTGGTTTTAAACATTGCAGTTGTTTTTTATGTCATGTACCGCATCGCCCATAACATGGAATACAGTATGGCCGTCGTGAAACCCCTGGTGATTCTCTCCATACCCTGGGCCATAAGTATCCATACGGTCACGGCGTTCCTCTACAACGGCCTGCCTGCACGCTCCTTCTGGAACGCGTCCATCCTCGCGCCCCGTTTCCTGGCTTCAGCCTTCTGCTCCGGACCTGCGCTCATGATCATCATATTCCAGGTTCTCCGGAAGATCTCCGATCTGGAGATCGAGGACAGTGCCATCTCAAAGATCGCCGAACTGATCGCCTATGCCATGGGGTTTAACCTCTTCCTCTTCGGTGCCGAGATGTTCAAGGAGTTCTATTCGGGCACCGCTCAGCTGGCGCCTTTCCAATACCTGTATTTCGGCCTTCACGGATACCATGGACTGGTACCGTGGCTCTGGACGGCCCTGATATTCAACCTGATAGCCTTTTTCCTCTTCCTCTCCCCCAGGGCGAGGAATAATGTGGTGACCCTTAACATGGCGTGCGTGCTGGTTATCATCGGCGTATATATCGAAAAGGGAATGGGCCTGGTGGTGCCGGGTTTCATCCCGGGGACCCTGGGTGAGATTTACGAATACTTTCCCACCCATTCCGAGATCTTTGTTTCCCTTGGGGTCTGGGCGACGGGAGCGCTTCTCTATACCCTTATGCTGAAGGTCGCGATCCCGATCTACACGGGCAGGCTGAGATTTGCCCGAGGTGCCGCAACGGTCGGCGAATCAGCGGCCATCCGTGGATCGGTGACAAGCGCCGAGTTGTGA